One stretch of Cohnella algarum DNA includes these proteins:
- a CDS encoding sensor histidine kinase, giving the protein MRNQTKLWLIMSISAVGSLTLFIVLSFISSSVWNKGYDLNKLNAISQQTLDAIERLEPEPGGADVKPILDRIHLEQPSLRFEWVDSNGSVLYDTSGTSRSYDFKQITDRFLNMPRNLWTDGETISFAYPVDRGNASYYLFISLPSEAMKSGQFYFYVRTFEVLFTYALPLLISLLVPYLLSIWFFSSMNGRIRKLNDAMNKVNLRSDAIRLEDASKDEIGQLTRHYNSMAQRIRSQASEIQQFENRRKLLLPNLSHDLRTPLTMLLGYAETIRNGLYKNEDELQASAKIILQRSRYMDSLLDQLLDIARQDSDTLEFHLAPHNLSELLRKIVAEYMLFLDGQQMTIDVDIPDRDVEASIDSALFERAIRNLIDNAIRYGDEGGYLGIRLLEDENDIFIAIKDKGKGIPEEEGNRIFERFYRANGGRKGEGLGLGLSIVKQIVESHGGTVQVSSVPGKETLFVIRCPKKQAA; this is encoded by the coding sequence ATGAGAAATCAGACGAAGCTATGGCTGATCATGTCGATCAGCGCCGTCGGAAGCCTGACGCTTTTTATCGTTCTGTCTTTCATCTCGAGCTCCGTCTGGAACAAAGGCTACGATTTGAATAAGCTGAACGCCATCTCGCAACAAACTCTCGATGCGATTGAACGACTGGAACCCGAGCCCGGCGGGGCCGACGTTAAGCCGATACTGGATCGGATTCATCTCGAGCAGCCGTCCCTTCGGTTCGAATGGGTGGATTCAAACGGCTCCGTGCTTTACGATACGTCCGGAACGAGCAGATCCTATGACTTTAAACAGATAACGGATCGCTTTCTCAATATGCCGAGAAACTTGTGGACGGACGGCGAAACAATTTCATTCGCTTATCCTGTCGATCGGGGAAATGCGTCCTATTATTTATTCATTAGCCTGCCGAGCGAAGCGATGAAGTCGGGGCAATTTTACTTCTACGTGCGCACGTTCGAAGTCCTGTTTACCTATGCTTTGCCCTTGCTGATCTCCTTACTGGTGCCCTATTTGCTGTCCATCTGGTTTTTTTCGTCGATGAACGGACGCATTCGCAAATTAAACGATGCAATGAACAAAGTCAACCTTCGCAGCGACGCGATCCGTCTGGAGGATGCGTCGAAGGACGAGATCGGACAACTGACGAGACATTACAATTCGATGGCTCAGCGGATTCGCAGTCAGGCGAGCGAAATCCAGCAATTCGAAAATCGCCGCAAACTGCTGCTACCCAACCTCTCGCATGATTTGAGAACACCGCTGACGATGCTGCTCGGTTACGCCGAGACGATTCGCAACGGTCTATACAAAAACGAGGACGAACTGCAGGCCAGCGCAAAAATCATCCTGCAGCGTTCCCGCTACATGGATAGCTTGCTGGACCAACTGCTGGACATCGCTCGGCAAGATTCGGACACGCTTGAGTTTCATCTCGCTCCTCATAATCTGTCCGAACTGCTCAGAAAGATCGTGGCCGAGTACATGCTGTTCCTCGACGGCCAACAGATGACGATCGACGTGGATATTCCCGACCGGGACGTCGAGGCGAGCATCGATTCCGCGCTTTTCGAACGGGCAATCCGCAACTTGATCGACAATGCCATCCGCTATGGAGACGAAGGGGGCTATTTGGGGATCCGGCTTCTGGAAGACGAGAATGATATTTTCATTGCAATCAAGGATAAAGGAAAAGGAATCCCGGAAGAGGAGGGCAACCGAATCTTCGAACGCTTCTATCGCGCAAACGGCGGAAGAAAGGGGGAAGGGCTCGGTCTGGGGCTATCGATCGTCAAACAGATCGTCGAGTCGCATGGAGGGACCGTGCAAGTATCGAGCGTTCCCGGCAAGGAAACCTTGTTCGTGATCCGTTGCCCGAAAAAACAAGCGGCCTAG
- a CDS encoding carboxymuconolactone decarboxylase family protein, whose product MMAQRVNYMQESPEFFKKMMEFSNAEKNSAIEEKLRDLVHIRATQINGCAFCLFEGSFCAVEKLRPGSRMSGPVMPDYRPQPAYSKSSPLSEGCLNFAMATSINLISLSSAREYPSHAQTTSRPEPR is encoded by the coding sequence ATGATGGCGCAGCGCGTAAATTACATGCAGGAGTCTCCCGAATTTTTCAAAAAAATGATGGAATTCAGCAACGCCGAAAAAAACAGTGCGATCGAAGAGAAGCTTCGGGATCTCGTTCATATCCGGGCAACCCAAATCAACGGGTGCGCGTTCTGCCTGTTTGAGGGGTCTTTTTGCGCGGTAGAAAAGCTTCGCCCCGGAAGTCGAATGTCCGGCCCCGTAATGCCGGATTATCGCCCGCAACCCGCCTATAGTAAAAGCAGCCCCCTGTCGGAGGGCTGCTTAAATTTCGCAATGGCAACTTCCATAAACCTTATCTCGCTCTCTTCAGCTCGCGAATATCCGAGTCATGCTCAAACGACTTCACGGCCAGAGCCTCGATGA
- a CDS encoding ABC transporter substrate-binding protein, producing MKRKPWAALAALLALMLMLAACGGQSGGGANGGDTVPAGEGGASAEGGKADPVTIRFSWWGSGPRHEATLAAIEKYMELNPYVKVEAEYMGFDGYSKKLATQFAGDSAPDLFQYVNSFNDQLGDYLMDLKQAEIDTSTFPESALRDFATYEDKLIFIPTGQDTFGAIYNEAFFEKHGIPQDKSWTWDSLIEIGKKVHETDPDDYLLTADIDVIEREIIIPYVTQRTGKIWINDDFTPNFTEQDLEGAYSYLLQLYENGVMEPFGNSTAFVGKMEQNPKWVNGEIGMLFDYAGAFGKYEQSVSGASISIGPFPEHPDAKQSANPITAGTGFAINDSSKVKEETAKLLDWLVNDPEAAVILNTQRGIPASGKALEALGASGQLKPEIKAAVEYAGTRTALPITVLSDNASIRVAHEDAIQKVIYKKLTPQQGAAEAMANIKEKLEELKAEAR from the coding sequence ATGAAACGAAAACCTTGGGCTGCGCTCGCCGCGCTACTGGCCTTGATGCTCATGCTAGCCGCATGCGGGGGGCAATCGGGAGGCGGCGCGAACGGAGGCGACACGGTGCCGGCGGGCGAAGGCGGCGCGTCGGCGGAGGGCGGCAAAGCCGATCCGGTCACGATCCGCTTCTCTTGGTGGGGCAGCGGTCCCCGGCATGAGGCGACGCTCGCGGCGATCGAGAAATATATGGAGCTGAACCCGTATGTGAAGGTCGAAGCGGAGTACATGGGATTCGACGGCTATTCGAAAAAGCTGGCCACGCAGTTCGCGGGCGACTCCGCGCCGGACTTGTTTCAGTACGTGAACTCGTTCAACGACCAGCTCGGCGACTACTTGATGGATTTGAAGCAGGCGGAGATCGACACGTCGACGTTTCCCGAATCGGCGCTGCGCGATTTCGCCACGTACGAGGACAAGCTGATTTTCATCCCGACCGGCCAGGACACGTTCGGCGCGATTTACAACGAAGCTTTCTTCGAAAAGCACGGCATTCCGCAAGACAAGTCGTGGACGTGGGACAGCCTGATCGAAATCGGCAAAAAGGTTCACGAGACCGACCCGGACGACTACTTGCTGACGGCGGACATCGACGTGATCGAAAGGGAGATCATCATCCCGTACGTCACCCAGCGGACGGGGAAAATCTGGATCAACGACGACTTTACGCCGAACTTTACGGAGCAGGATCTGGAGGGCGCCTACAGCTACTTGCTGCAGCTCTATGAAAACGGCGTCATGGAGCCTTTTGGAAACAGCACCGCGTTCGTCGGCAAAATGGAGCAAAACCCGAAATGGGTCAACGGCGAAATCGGCATGCTGTTCGACTATGCGGGCGCGTTCGGCAAATACGAACAGTCGGTGAGCGGCGCCAGCATTTCGATCGGGCCGTTCCCGGAGCATCCGGACGCGAAGCAAAGCGCGAATCCGATCACGGCGGGGACCGGCTTCGCCATCAACGACTCGTCGAAGGTGAAGGAAGAGACGGCCAAGCTGCTCGACTGGCTCGTCAACGATCCGGAAGCGGCCGTGATCCTCAATACTCAGCGCGGCATCCCGGCTTCCGGCAAAGCGCTCGAAGCGCTCGGCGCCTCCGGGCAGCTCAAGCCGGAGATCAAGGCCGCCGTCGAATACGCGGGCACCCGGACCGCTCTGCCGATCACGGTGCTGAGCGACAACGCGAGCATCCGCGTGGCCCATGAAGACGCGATCCAAAAGGTCATCTACAAAAAGCTGACGCCGCAGCAAGGCGCGGCGGAAGCGATGGCCAACATCAAGGAAAAGCTGGAGGAGCTGAAGGCCGAAGCCCGTTAA
- a CDS encoding cache domain-containing sensor histidine kinase has protein sequence MSKTSFALSKTTSEKPLASIDERSSVRRFIRPSLRRRFFLIQFFRFLLFCLIPVLILGSLSIFITQRYIGEGIEADNEQTLRQYGDFLQIVAGEMDSLSLSFDQDPKILMMLKRVLTKPSFSYDEREALFYLRNVIEVPANSKPYIHSIYVYYDNPAGRFLSSREGLTHPDSFFDGGWLETVGRPFRGEMRTDARQIQEFALASATRDIVTVSKPIASGKGVIAINVDPSYFARSFEEQRQFPDQTLLVTDGAFRPFLLSGPELSGAAAARLKQAAEGSAEAAGGSPVSFAEAGRHVTVMPIPRLDWFLATSVPSRSLYGPVRTLTEFTVLLSLFSVLISCLFAFGMTRKHYRQVDGIIRTLNSADQQTLPQEGGRIRDLYELIVQRILEAFLQQRYLKIQLSERKYREEVLELRALQSQMNPHFLSNTLHSVYWKSVELTRSPNAVSRMIEQLSDMLDYAVRTAEDLVSLEEEALYCRNYVHIQQMRHPDRLTVVWESFEGLETCRVLKLSLQPLIENSIQYGLEQGDAERLAVKIRFRMEERTLKITVIDNGPGIGPERLAEIEGMLSSDDGPSAHVGLANTYRRLGLKYGPHSKLRMIGRSGRGTAVTLYFPQDLS, from the coding sequence ATGTCAAAAACTTCATTCGCTCTTTCAAAGACTACTTCGGAAAAACCCCTGGCCAGTATCGACGAGCGTAGCAGCGTCCGGCGGTTCATCCGCCCTTCCCTGCGCCGCCGTTTTTTTCTTATCCAATTTTTTCGTTTTTTGCTGTTCTGCCTTATTCCCGTTCTGATTCTCGGCTCGCTGTCGATTTTCATTACGCAGCGGTACATCGGCGAAGGCATCGAAGCGGACAACGAGCAGACGCTTCGGCAATACGGCGATTTTCTGCAAATCGTCGCCGGCGAGATGGACTCGCTTAGCTTGTCGTTCGACCAGGACCCGAAAATTTTAATGATGCTCAAACGGGTACTGACGAAGCCATCGTTCAGCTACGATGAGCGGGAAGCGCTGTTTTACCTGCGGAACGTCATCGAAGTGCCGGCCAATTCCAAGCCTTATATCCATTCGATCTACGTCTATTACGACAACCCGGCCGGCCGGTTCCTGTCGTCGCGCGAGGGATTGACCCACCCGGATTCGTTCTTCGACGGCGGCTGGCTCGAAACGGTCGGCCGCCCGTTCCGGGGAGAAATGCGGACCGATGCCAGGCAAATTCAGGAGTTCGCCCTCGCGAGCGCGACGCGCGACATCGTGACGGTTTCCAAACCGATCGCCTCCGGCAAAGGGGTGATCGCGATCAACGTCGATCCCTCCTATTTCGCGCGTTCGTTCGAAGAACAACGCCAATTCCCCGATCAGACTCTGCTGGTCACGGACGGAGCTTTCCGGCCGTTTCTACTTTCGGGCCCCGAGCTGTCCGGCGCCGCGGCCGCCCGGCTGAAGCAAGCCGCCGAAGGTTCCGCCGAGGCAGCCGGCGGTTCGCCGGTTTCCTTCGCGGAAGCCGGCCGGCATGTCACCGTCATGCCGATTCCCCGGCTCGACTGGTTTCTGGCGACGTCAGTGCCCAGCCGGTCGCTTTACGGTCCCGTGCGGACGTTGACCGAGTTTACCGTCCTTTTGTCGCTGTTTTCCGTGCTCATCAGCTGCCTGTTCGCCTTCGGGATGACGCGCAAGCATTACCGGCAAGTGGACGGCATTATCCGCACGCTCAATTCCGCCGATCAGCAGACGCTGCCGCAGGAAGGCGGACGGATACGCGATCTGTACGAGCTGATCGTCCAGCGAATTTTGGAAGCGTTTTTGCAGCAGCGTTATTTGAAAATCCAGCTATCGGAGCGCAAATACCGCGAGGAGGTGCTCGAGCTGCGCGCGCTTCAATCGCAGATGAATCCTCACTTTTTGTCCAACACGCTGCACTCGGTGTATTGGAAAAGCGTCGAGCTGACCCGATCGCCGAACGCCGTCAGCCGCATGATCGAACAGCTGTCCGACATGCTCGACTATGCGGTTCGCACGGCCGAAGACCTCGTCTCGCTCGAGGAAGAAGCGCTGTACTGCCGCAATTACGTCCATATCCAGCAGATGCGCCACCCGGACAGGCTGACGGTCGTATGGGAATCGTTCGAAGGGCTGGAAACTTGCCGGGTACTGAAGCTGAGCCTGCAGCCGCTCATTGAAAACAGCATTCAATACGGCCTGGAGCAGGGCGATGCGGAACGGCTTGCCGTCAAGATCCGGTTTCGGATGGAAGAGCGCACGCTGAAAATCACCGTGATCGATAACGGGCCCGGCATCGGCCCGGAAAGGCTGGCCGAGATCGAGGGGATGCTGTCGTCCGACGACGGCCCCTCCGCCCATGTCGGGCTGGCGAACACCTATCGCCGGCTCGGGCTGAAATACGGCCCCCATTCGAAGCTGCGCATGATCGGCCGTTCGGGACGGGGAACGGCGGTCACGCTTTATTTTCCCCAGGACCTTTCGTAA
- a CDS encoding winged helix-turn-helix domain-containing protein, translating to MDNFVLHNDGIRHDLTPVECELLQLFMRNSDRVLTKREIYRQIWQHENYDDNNLSVFISRLRAMLESADGSRHHLHTVRGVGYRFSGDGR from the coding sequence GTGGACAATTTCGTTTTGCACAATGACGGAATCCGGCACGACCTCACCCCTGTCGAATGCGAGCTGCTGCAGCTGTTCATGCGCAATTCCGACCGCGTGCTGACCAAGCGGGAGATTTACCGGCAAATTTGGCAGCACGAAAATTACGACGACAACAATTTGAGCGTTTTTATCAGTCGGCTGCGAGCCATGCTGGAAAGCGCCGACGGGTCCAGGCATCACCTTCATACCGTTCGGGGCGTCGGCTATCGATTCTCGGGAGACGGAAGATGA
- a CDS encoding carbohydrate ABC transporter permease, which yields MKNRTMRHALWGLLFISPWLLGFLGFQFYPLAMSFYYSLTDSSLVKTGDFIGLDNYVKLFSQDKDFFPSMRVTLLYTFVAVPIKLAFALLVAVLLNRNSKVMHVYRTVYYLPSILGASVAISLLWRFLFMNEGVVNSLLGKLGLPGVDWLGDPDVALFTISLLVVWQFGTSMVLFLAGLKGIPSELYDAAKVDGAGRFRTFGAITLPLLTPILFFNLVMQLIGALQEFTAAFVVTNGGPMKATYLIGLKIYDEAFLEMRMGYASAVSWVLFLFILLVTLILFRSSNRWVHYEDGGRK from the coding sequence TTGAAAAACAGAACGATGCGGCATGCCCTGTGGGGGCTGCTGTTTATTTCGCCGTGGCTGCTCGGCTTTCTGGGCTTTCAGTTTTACCCGCTGGCGATGTCGTTTTACTATTCGCTGACCGATTCCAGTCTCGTGAAGACCGGCGATTTTATCGGGCTGGACAACTACGTCAAGCTGTTCTCGCAGGACAAGGATTTTTTCCCTTCCATGCGGGTCACGCTTCTGTACACGTTCGTCGCGGTGCCGATCAAGCTGGCGTTCGCCTTGCTCGTCGCCGTTCTCCTGAATCGGAACAGCAAGGTCATGCACGTTTACCGGACGGTTTATTACTTGCCGTCCATCCTGGGCGCAAGCGTGGCCATTTCGCTGCTTTGGCGGTTCCTGTTCATGAACGAAGGCGTCGTCAACAGCCTGCTCGGCAAGCTGGGGCTGCCCGGCGTCGACTGGCTCGGCGATCCGGACGTCGCGCTCTTTACGATTTCCCTGCTCGTCGTATGGCAGTTCGGCACCTCGATGGTGCTGTTTCTCGCCGGGCTGAAGGGTATTCCTTCGGAACTGTACGATGCCGCGAAGGTCGACGGCGCGGGCCGTTTCCGCACGTTCGGCGCGATTACGCTTCCGCTGCTGACGCCGATTCTGTTCTTCAATCTCGTCATGCAGCTGATCGGCGCGCTGCAGGAGTTTACGGCCGCTTTCGTCGTCACGAACGGCGGTCCGATGAAGGCGACCTACCTGATCGGCCTTAAAATCTATGACGAAGCGTTCCTGGAGATGCGCATGGGGTACGCTTCCGCCGTCTCCTGGGTGCTGTTTTTGTTCATCCTCCTGGTGACGCTGATCCTTTTCCGCAGCTCGAACCGGTGGGTGCATTACGAGGATGGGGGGCGAAAATGA
- a CDS encoding DNA topoisomerase III: MKSLVLAEKPSVAKEIARVLGCGQKHKSHMEGPNYVVTWALGHLVTLAEPEDYDTKYRTWNLEELPILPERMKLKVLKETSGQFRAVAQLCKRSDLGELIIATDAGREGELVARWIMELVGWRKPFKRLWISSQTDQAIRDGFRDLKPGRQYDALYRSAVCRAEADWLIGLNVTRALTTKYDAQLAAGRVQTPTLSVLIEREREIREFQPKPYWTVAADFGTFQAVWREKDGHDGRIWDEAQARAIAERVGGRTAKVTKLRTTEKSEPFPQAYDLTELQRDANKRLGFSAKMTSNVLQRLYEQHKLVTYPRTDSRYISSDIVPTLKGRLDSIAIGPYAALARKALRGTLSVSKRLVDDSKVSDHHAIIPTEQYVNLSALSGDERRLYDLIVRRFIALFYPPYRYDETSVVLSVDGDHFHAKGRIEKDAGWKEAYAAGAGFSAVDDGDDEDEGAERGDAQPAQRLPELASGQTFPVKACRPKELRTQPPARYTEAALLARMEKHGLGTPATRADIIEKLLSTDTIERTQNRLAPTGKGSQLYELVVNELRSPEMTAEWERELERIAKGSGNPQAFMAGIRERARLWVEEIKREAKEYKPHNLTAYRCPSCGKPLKEVKGKRGKSYVCSDRECDYRRAAEPALTNRRCPTCRKKMELRDGKAGKFFHCRPCNVIEKLGDKQGGGRAAKHEQRKLIEKYSDNAAATNSLGDALRAALGQKED, from the coding sequence ATGAAATCACTTGTACTGGCCGAGAAGCCGAGCGTCGCGAAGGAAATCGCCCGGGTGCTCGGCTGCGGGCAAAAGCATAAAAGCCATATGGAAGGTCCGAATTATGTCGTCACCTGGGCGCTCGGCCATCTCGTCACGCTGGCCGAACCGGAGGATTACGATACGAAATACAGGACATGGAATCTGGAGGAGCTGCCGATCCTCCCGGAGCGAATGAAGCTGAAAGTGCTCAAGGAGACGTCGGGCCAGTTTCGCGCGGTCGCCCAGCTGTGCAAACGGTCCGACCTTGGCGAGCTCATTATCGCGACGGATGCCGGCCGGGAAGGCGAGCTGGTCGCGCGCTGGATCATGGAGCTTGTCGGTTGGCGCAAGCCGTTCAAGCGGCTGTGGATTTCTTCGCAAACCGACCAGGCGATCCGGGACGGCTTCCGCGATTTGAAGCCGGGCCGGCAGTACGACGCGCTCTACCGGTCGGCGGTATGCCGCGCGGAAGCGGACTGGCTCATCGGCCTGAACGTGACGCGCGCGCTGACGACAAAGTACGATGCGCAGCTGGCGGCCGGCCGCGTGCAGACGCCGACGCTGTCCGTTCTGATCGAGCGCGAGCGGGAGATCCGCGAATTCCAGCCGAAGCCGTACTGGACGGTGGCGGCCGATTTCGGCACGTTCCAGGCCGTATGGCGCGAGAAGGACGGCCACGACGGCCGGATATGGGACGAGGCGCAGGCTCGGGCGATCGCGGAGCGCGTCGGCGGCCGAACCGCCAAGGTAACGAAGCTGCGCACGACGGAGAAAAGCGAGCCGTTTCCGCAGGCGTACGATTTGACCGAGCTGCAGCGGGACGCGAACAAGCGGCTCGGCTTCTCGGCGAAAATGACGTCGAACGTGCTCCAGCGGCTGTACGAGCAGCATAAGCTGGTCACGTATCCGCGCACCGATTCCCGCTATATATCCAGCGATATTGTGCCGACGCTGAAGGGGCGGCTGGACAGCATCGCCATAGGGCCTTATGCGGCGCTGGCCCGCAAGGCTTTGCGGGGAACGCTTTCGGTGTCCAAGCGCTTGGTCGACGACAGCAAAGTAAGCGACCACCACGCGATCATTCCGACGGAGCAATACGTCAACCTGTCCGCGCTGTCCGGCGACGAGCGCCGCCTGTACGACTTGATCGTGCGCCGCTTTATCGCGTTGTTCTACCCGCCGTACCGATACGACGAAACGTCGGTCGTCCTCTCGGTCGATGGCGATCATTTTCACGCCAAAGGCCGGATCGAGAAGGATGCCGGCTGGAAAGAGGCGTACGCCGCCGGTGCGGGGTTCTCGGCCGTCGACGACGGGGACGACGAGGACGAAGGCGCGGAGCGCGGCGACGCCCAGCCGGCGCAGCGTTTGCCGGAACTGGCTTCCGGGCAGACGTTTCCGGTGAAAGCTTGCCGCCCGAAGGAGCTGCGAACGCAGCCGCCGGCCCGGTACACCGAAGCGGCGCTGCTCGCCCGGATGGAAAAGCACGGGCTGGGGACGCCGGCCACCCGCGCCGACATTATCGAGAAGCTGCTGTCCACCGACACGATCGAAAGAACGCAGAACCGGCTTGCTCCGACCGGCAAAGGAAGCCAGCTCTACGAGCTTGTCGTGAACGAGCTGCGCAGCCCCGAGATGACGGCGGAGTGGGAGCGGGAGCTGGAACGGATCGCCAAGGGAAGCGGCAACCCGCAAGCGTTCATGGCGGGCATCCGGGAGCGGGCGCGGTTGTGGGTCGAGGAAATCAAACGGGAGGCCAAGGAATACAAGCCGCACAACCTGACGGCGTATCGATGTCCGTCCTGCGGCAAGCCGCTCAAGGAAGTGAAGGGCAAGCGCGGCAAATCGTACGTCTGCTCCGACCGCGAATGCGACTACCGCCGGGCGGCCGAACCCGCGCTGACGAATCGGCGCTGCCCGACTTGCCGCAAGAAGATGGAGCTTCGCGACGGCAAAGCCGGGAAGTTTTTCCACTGCCGGCCGTGCAACGTGATCGAGAAGCTCGGCGACAAGCAGGGCGGAGGCCGGGCAGCCAAGCACGAGCAGCGCAAGCTGATCGAAAAATACAGCGACAACGCCGCGGCGACAAACAGCTTGGGCGATGCCCTGCGGGCCGCCTTGGGGCAGAAAGAGGATTAA
- a CDS encoding carbohydrate ABC transporter permease, protein MMPTASRRLAKASLRHLGLALIGLVMVYPLIWLFFASFKTNTDLFGSLGLWPERFVWDSYAKGWQGTGQYTYTTFFLNTFLLVVPTVLFTVASSLIVGYGFARFSFPLRNVLFAVMVATLMLPQTVILIPRYLIFRNLGWLDSYWTFIVPAMLGCFPFFIFMMVQFIRGLPRELDESAVMDGCGPAGILFRILLPLTVPAIVSGTIFQFIWTWNDFFNQLVFISSVKKYTISLALRMTIDSTGGATDWNQVIAMGILSIVPTVLVFFLAQRYFVEGIATTGIKG, encoded by the coding sequence ATGATGCCTACGGCTTCGCGCCGACTCGCCAAAGCAAGCCTTCGCCATCTGGGGCTGGCGCTGATCGGGCTCGTGATGGTGTACCCGTTGATCTGGCTTTTTTTCGCATCGTTCAAAACCAATACCGACCTGTTCGGATCGCTCGGACTTTGGCCGGAACGGTTCGTGTGGGATTCGTACGCCAAAGGGTGGCAGGGCACGGGCCAGTACACGTATACGACGTTTTTCCTCAATACGTTTCTGCTCGTCGTTCCGACGGTGCTGTTTACGGTCGCCTCCAGCCTGATCGTCGGCTACGGCTTCGCCCGGTTTTCGTTTCCGCTGCGCAACGTCCTGTTTGCCGTCATGGTCGCGACGCTGATGCTGCCGCAAACGGTCATTCTGATTCCGAGGTACCTGATCTTCCGCAACCTGGGCTGGCTCGACAGCTACTGGACGTTCATCGTGCCGGCAATGCTCGGCTGCTTTCCGTTTTTTATTTTCATGATGGTGCAGTTCATCCGCGGCCTGCCGCGCGAGCTGGACGAGTCGGCGGTTATGGACGGCTGCGGGCCGGCCGGCATTTTGTTCCGGATTCTGCTTCCGCTGACCGTGCCGGCGATCGTGTCGGGAACCATTTTTCAATTTATTTGGACTTGGAACGACTTCTTCAACCAGCTCGTTTTTATCAGCAGCGTCAAAAAGTATACGATTTCCCTCGCGCTTCGCATGACGATCGATTCGACGGGGGGAGCGACGGACTGGAATCAGGTGATCGCGATGGGGATTCTGTCGATCGTTCCGACCGTCCTGGTCTTTTTCCTGGCGCAGCGGTACTTTGTCGAAGGCATCGCCACGACGGGCATCAAAGGATAG
- a CDS encoding response regulator transcription factor, which translates to MYKLLVVDDNTDTRKTLCSSFPWDQVSFEIAEQADNGQDALRYLLTHPVDAVLCDIRMPRMSGLELSKEIHQRNLPVKIVLLSAFRDFEYARQAMAYGVRQYLVKPAKYRELMDVFRELKETLDRERHSQDQPDAAPGESHANAMLNNADDPIIRKITDYVALHYRSVKLEHAAGVVHMNPTYLSTYFKKATGMNFSEYVLAYKMEKAAELLQEPHWKMFEVSEMVGYANVKNFIRSFKDYFGKTPGQYRRA; encoded by the coding sequence GTGTACAAGCTGCTCGTGGTCGACGACAACACGGATACCCGCAAGACGCTCTGCAGTTCGTTTCCGTGGGATCAAGTCTCGTTCGAAATCGCGGAACAGGCGGACAACGGCCAGGATGCGCTGCGCTATCTGCTTACGCACCCGGTCGACGCGGTGCTGTGCGACATTCGGATGCCGCGGATGTCCGGGCTGGAGCTGTCGAAGGAAATTCATCAGCGAAACCTGCCGGTGAAAATCGTGCTGCTCAGCGCGTTCCGCGATTTCGAATACGCCCGCCAGGCGATGGCGTACGGCGTGCGGCAATATTTGGTCAAGCCGGCCAAGTACCGGGAATTGATGGACGTGTTCCGCGAGCTGAAGGAGACGCTGGATCGGGAACGCCATTCGCAAGATCAACCCGATGCCGCTCCCGGGGAAAGTCACGCGAACGCCATGCTGAACAACGCGGACGACCCGATCATCCGCAAAATCACGGACTACGTGGCGCTCCATTACCGCTCCGTCAAGCTGGAGCACGCGGCCGGCGTCGTTCATATGAACCCGACGTACCTCAGTACGTACTTCAAAAAGGCGACCGGCATGAATTTCTCCGAATATGTACTCGCTTACAAAATGGAAAAGGCGGCCGAATTGCTGCAGGAGCCGCATTGGAAAATGTTCGAGGTCAGCGAAATGGTGGGGTATGCCAATGTCAAAAACTTCATTCGCTCTTTCAAAGACTACTTCGGAAAAACCCCTGGCCAGTATCGACGAGCGTAG